One part of the Lotus japonicus ecotype B-129 chromosome 2, LjGifu_v1.2 genome encodes these proteins:
- the LOC130735470 gene encoding uncharacterized protein LOC130735470, with protein MLGFVLDLVTQAASSSAFIFCCCNLIIVIILLDLKPSISVHQESEVLVSVGENQKQGTSFKCLVEEDKGSLSQVAEVSHLMEAETEGKPADNIETQINEDHRNEEEEKVEEEDDELRRRVEEFIEKINKGWKEELFCTSNRAYESNSKEIYAQRLGY; from the coding sequence ATGTTAGGTTTTGTACTGGATCTTGTCACTCAAGCTGCTTCCAGCTCTGCATTCATTTTCTGCTGCTGCAATTTGATCATTGTCATTATCCTACTGGACTTAAAGCCCAGTATCAGTGTTCATCAAGAAAGTGAAGTCCTTGTGTCAGTGGGTGAAAATCAAAAGCAAGGAACAAGCTTCAAGTGTCTAGTGGAAGAAGATAAAGGATCATTGTCACAAGTGGCAGAAGTGTCACATTTGATGGAAGCAGAAACAGAAGGAAAACCAGCGGACAACATTGAAACTCAAATCAATGAAGATCACAGaaatgaagaagaggaaaaagtgGAGGAAGAGGATGATGAGCTGAGGAGAAGAGTGGAAGAGTTTATAGAGAAAATTAATAAAGGATGGAAAGAAGAACTCTTCTGCACATCAAACAGGGCATATGAATCTAATAGTAAAGAAATTTATGCCCAAAGATTGGGTTATTAA
- the LOC130735471 gene encoding 60S ribosomal protein L9-like — MKKIFSSETMDIPDGVSIKVEGPRGDFQLITDENGKKKLKIEAWFGTHKMRLVYAHYFPINASITNHNKGIKIHSFPLFVRKVDMLDGVSIVRSEKVKDELVFDGNDIELVSRSCALINQNKDIRKFLDGIYVSEKARLHVQLAML, encoded by the exons ATGAAGAAGATCTTTTCATCAGAGACCATGGACATCCCCGACGGCGTGAGCATCAAGGTTGAAGGCCCTCGCGGGGATTTCCAGCTCATCACCGATGAGAACGGCAAGAAAAAGCTCAAGATCGAGGCCTGGTTCGGTACCCACAAGATGAGGCTCGTCTATGCCCATTATTTTCCCATCAATGCTAGCATCACTAATCACAACAAGGGCATCAAGATCCATAGCTTTCCACTTTTC GTGAGGAAAGTGGATATGCTTGATGGAGTTTCCATTGTGCGATCTGAGAAAGTGAAGGATGAGTTGGTTTTCGATGGAAATGACATTGAGCTTGTTTCTAGGTCATGTGCCCTTATCAATCAG AACAAGGATATCAGGAAGTTTCTTGATGGTATTTATGTTAGTGAGAAGGCTCGCTTGCATGTTCAACTTGCCATGTTATAG